Proteins from a single region of Xyrauchen texanus isolate HMW12.3.18 chromosome 7, RBS_HiC_50CHRs, whole genome shotgun sequence:
- the LOC127646782 gene encoding zinc finger E-box-binding homeobox 2-like isoform X2, which produces MDALDGRDAQDKISLTPSEGTEPGSPLPCARSHSLSPPGESWGETETSPLKNTPADLEHTDNSMFSQSNSHVLENDPRYDSMVQLRKVSHLLSPQRNGSVNLYHIGGVQGDMSPVCWSPEEHESPEGKDGVPLNTDGTWMPVETCPYCQRTYRTLGDVSLKEHMKFCQDRDGREDVCPICGYSTQYRAQMECHLTLHSQTQDKNPMSDSAIENRKFKCNQCGKAFKYKHHLKEHLRIHSGEKPYECSNCKKRFSHSGSYSSHLSSKKCLSGGGTGNGHSHFNGHSHPDYLFPSPTSPPVVGGRNGSRGKGSPYAPLGQYQIDPLTMPGQESVPIMHAVELTRSWDPTVDLAMRTGVFKGTTLLPLLQSRSKFEQLLQEMLCKEVGEQRQGRERKNEAPISAVTCRWCSKVFPSDGMLMHHERYQCQSKDIVNYPLSQRPKNGSPLNFSRLSNLPYDTQTSPTTNNVPYRDLSSPQRASWHSVPKQILVPLPTPLLSQDKHWPNEKMSSPRKPNPVDPTSPTLSDRQQLIASRFGSPPCLDLSFNSTSPRQSSQHITVSGSIQNEPLDLSIPKPHSTSGGMSRETRDQTCNGYSPQQGRRDMDSMFKRLTPPSQQQVGGAYAQSPLFGSTVFSNYPLFNHMIPGSLAGMGHNGLTSLPLTPPTPSPGFLSSVAYMVEAESESMLKRIQHERHSLMNEALNRGGLECLSLMEDGMDGEIGPGRKRLRKTEEGLYACDICDKTFQKSSSLLRHKYEHTGKRPHKCQICKKAFKHKHHLIEHSRLHSGEKPYQCDKCGKRFSHSGSYSQHMNHRYAFCSRDSDPDAPGEDAALGDGVPYLSPITERQDGGTYLSDSSMEGAALEYREKDEEEEEESSLRHHIHERGMRTDPQWIKEEAEDKSFRQEERQDAEMINTARNEDMERTNEMERDRK; this is translated from the exons ATGGACGCTCTGGACGGCAGAGATGCTCAGGATAAAATAAGTCTGACGCCCAGCGAGGGCACCGAGCCTGGCAGTCCTCTCCCGTGTGCCCGCTCACACAGTCTGAGTCCACCAGGAGAGAGCTGGGGCGAGACGGAAACCTCACCCCTCAAAAACACGCCGGCAGACCTCGAACACACCGACAACAGCATGTTCA gtCAGAGCAACTCTCACGTCTTAGAGAACGATCCCCGTTATGACTCAATGGTGCAGCTGAGAAAAGTGTCGCATCTTCTCAGTCCACAACGCAATGGATCCGTGAACTTGTACCATATAGGCGGCGTTCAAGGCGACATGTCACCCGTCTGCTGGTCACCAGAAGAACACGAGTCACCCGAGGGGAAAG ACGGTGTACCCCTGAACACTGATGGCACATGGATGCCAGTTGAAACATGCCCGTATTGCCAGCGGACGTATCGCACTCTGGGTGACGTCTCTCTGAAGGAGCATATGAAGTTCTGCCAGGACAGAGATGGCAGGGAGGATGTTTGCCCTATCTGTGGGTACAGTACGCAATACCGTGCACAAATGGAATGCCACCTCACCCTTCACAGCCAAACTCAAGACAAG AACCCCATGTCGGATTCAGCCATAGAGAACAGGAAGTTTAAGTGTAATCAGTGTGGAAAAGCCTTTAAATACAAGCATCACCTTAAAGAGCATCTTCGCATTCACAGCG GTGAGAAGCCGTACGAGTGCTCGAACTGTAAGAAGCGTTTCAGTCACTCTGGGTCCTACAGCTCTCACCTCAGCAGTAAAAAGTGCCTTAGTGGAGGCGGAACAGGAAATGGCCACTCCCATTTTAATGGCCACTCCCACCCTGACTACCTCTTCCCCTCCCCAACATCGCCTCCTGTGGTTGGCGGTCGAAATGGCAGTCGAGGAAAGGGCTCTCCATACGCCCCCCTGGGTCAATACCAAATAGACCCACTCACCATGCCAGGGCAGGAGTCTGTGCCCATTATGCATGCGGTAGAGCTGACCAGGTCGTGGGACCCTACAGTGGATTTGGCCATGAGGACGGGCGTGTTTAAAGGCACCACTCTGCTACCTTTACTGCAGTCGCGCAGCAAGTTTGAACAACTTTTACAGGAAATGCTTTGTAAGGAAGTTGGCGAACAGAGACAAGGAAGAGAGAGGAAAAATGAGGCACCCATCAGTGCCGTGACGTGTCGATGGTGCTCAAAGGTGTTTCCCAGCGACGGGATGCTAATGCATCATGAGCGGTATCAGTGCCAGAGCAAAGACATCGTGAACTATCCACTGTCACAGCGACCCAAAAACGGATCTCCACTGAACTTCTCTAGACTCTCAAACCTGCCATATGACACCCAGACTTCACCAACTACCAATAACGTGCCTTATAGAGACCTTTCTTCGCCCCAACGGGCATCCTGGCATTCCGTACCAAAGCAGATCCTCGTGCCTTTACCTACACCACTGTTATCCCAAGATAAACACTGGCCAAATGAAAAAATGAGTAGTCCAAGAAAACCAAATCCAGTTGATCCAACATCCCCAACATTATCTGACCGCCAACAACTGATTGCCTCAAGGTTTGGTTCTCCACCTTGCCTGGATCTATCTTTCAATTCCACATCGCCACGTCAATCGAGTCAACATATTACGGTATCAGGATCGATTCAGAACGAACCCTTGGACTTATCCATCCCCAAACCCCATTCTACCTCTGGAGGTATGTCACGAGAAACCAGAGATCAGACTTGTAACGGCTACTCGCCGCAGCAAGGAAGACGTGACATGGATAGTATGTTCAAGAGACTGACTCCACCCTCTCAGCAGCAGGTGGGTGGGGCCTATGCACAGTCGCCGCTCTTTGGAAGCACGGTTTTCAGTAACTACCCCCTCTTTAATCACATGATCCCTGGCAGCCTAGCAGGAATGGGGCACAATGGTCTGACATCGCTTCCTCTCACGCCACCAACGCCAAGCCCGGGTTTTCTCTCTTCAGTGGCGTATATGGTGGAGGCGGAGTCAGAATCGATGTTGAAGAGAATACAACACGAAAGACATTCTTTGATG AATGAGGCTTTGAATCGTGGCGGTCTGGAGTGTCTGTCTCTGATGGAGGACGGGATGGATGGCGAGATCGGTCCCGGGAGAAAGAGACTGAGGAAGACGGAGGAAGGACTTTACGCCTGCGACATCTGCGACAAAACCTTCCAGAAGAGCAGCTCTCTCCTGCGCCATAAATACGAGCACACAG gAAAGAGACCCCACAAGTGTCAAATCTGCAAGAAGGCTTTTAAACACAAGCATCACTTGATCGAGCACAGCCGCCTGCACTCCGGAGAGAAGCCGTATCAGTGCGATAAATGCGGTAAACGATTCTCTCACTCCGGCTCGTACTCGCAACACATGAATCACCGTTACGCATTCTGCAGCCGCGACAGCGACCCGGACGCACCCGGAGAGGACGCGGCACTGGGGGACGGCGTTCCGTACCTGAGCCCCATCACGGAGCGCCAGGACGGCGGCACGTATCTCAGCGACTCCAGTATGGAGGGAGCGGCGCTGGAGTACAGAGAGAAAgacgaggaggaggaagaggagagctCGCTCAGGCATCACATCCACGAGAGAGGGATGAGAACAGATCCTCAATGGATAAAGGAAGAAGCCGAGGACAAATCCTTCAGACAAGAGGAGAGGCAGGACGCAGAGATGATCAACACGGCACGGAACGAAGACATGGAGAGGACAAACGAGATGGAACGAGACAGGAAGTGA
- the LOC127646782 gene encoding zinc finger E-box-binding homeobox 2-like isoform X1, giving the protein MAERHRGKRRKQANPRRNQGDVERCLGSEGEDEGSVWGMDALDGRDAQDKISLTPSEGTEPGSPLPCARSHSLSPPGESWGETETSPLKNTPADLEHTDNSMFSQSNSHVLENDPRYDSMVQLRKVSHLLSPQRNGSVNLYHIGGVQGDMSPVCWSPEEHESPEGKDGVPLNTDGTWMPVETCPYCQRTYRTLGDVSLKEHMKFCQDRDGREDVCPICGYSTQYRAQMECHLTLHSQTQDKNPMSDSAIENRKFKCNQCGKAFKYKHHLKEHLRIHSGEKPYECSNCKKRFSHSGSYSSHLSSKKCLSGGGTGNGHSHFNGHSHPDYLFPSPTSPPVVGGRNGSRGKGSPYAPLGQYQIDPLTMPGQESVPIMHAVELTRSWDPTVDLAMRTGVFKGTTLLPLLQSRSKFEQLLQEMLCKEVGEQRQGRERKNEAPISAVTCRWCSKVFPSDGMLMHHERYQCQSKDIVNYPLSQRPKNGSPLNFSRLSNLPYDTQTSPTTNNVPYRDLSSPQRASWHSVPKQILVPLPTPLLSQDKHWPNEKMSSPRKPNPVDPTSPTLSDRQQLIASRFGSPPCLDLSFNSTSPRQSSQHITVSGSIQNEPLDLSIPKPHSTSGGMSRETRDQTCNGYSPQQGRRDMDSMFKRLTPPSQQQVGGAYAQSPLFGSTVFSNYPLFNHMIPGSLAGMGHNGLTSLPLTPPTPSPGFLSSVAYMVEAESESMLKRIQHERHSLMNEALNRGGLECLSLMEDGMDGEIGPGRKRLRKTEEGLYACDICDKTFQKSSSLLRHKYEHTGKRPHKCQICKKAFKHKHHLIEHSRLHSGEKPYQCDKCGKRFSHSGSYSQHMNHRYAFCSRDSDPDAPGEDAALGDGVPYLSPITERQDGGTYLSDSSMEGAALEYREKDEEEEEESSLRHHIHERGMRTDPQWIKEEAEDKSFRQEERQDAEMINTARNEDMERTNEMERDRK; this is encoded by the exons GAGACGTGGAGCGATGTCTGGGCTCTGAGGGCGAGGATGAGGGCAGTGTTTGGGGTATGGACGCTCTGGACGGCAGAGATGCTCAGGATAAAATAAGTCTGACGCCCAGCGAGGGCACCGAGCCTGGCAGTCCTCTCCCGTGTGCCCGCTCACACAGTCTGAGTCCACCAGGAGAGAGCTGGGGCGAGACGGAAACCTCACCCCTCAAAAACACGCCGGCAGACCTCGAACACACCGACAACAGCATGTTCA gtCAGAGCAACTCTCACGTCTTAGAGAACGATCCCCGTTATGACTCAATGGTGCAGCTGAGAAAAGTGTCGCATCTTCTCAGTCCACAACGCAATGGATCCGTGAACTTGTACCATATAGGCGGCGTTCAAGGCGACATGTCACCCGTCTGCTGGTCACCAGAAGAACACGAGTCACCCGAGGGGAAAG ACGGTGTACCCCTGAACACTGATGGCACATGGATGCCAGTTGAAACATGCCCGTATTGCCAGCGGACGTATCGCACTCTGGGTGACGTCTCTCTGAAGGAGCATATGAAGTTCTGCCAGGACAGAGATGGCAGGGAGGATGTTTGCCCTATCTGTGGGTACAGTACGCAATACCGTGCACAAATGGAATGCCACCTCACCCTTCACAGCCAAACTCAAGACAAG AACCCCATGTCGGATTCAGCCATAGAGAACAGGAAGTTTAAGTGTAATCAGTGTGGAAAAGCCTTTAAATACAAGCATCACCTTAAAGAGCATCTTCGCATTCACAGCG GTGAGAAGCCGTACGAGTGCTCGAACTGTAAGAAGCGTTTCAGTCACTCTGGGTCCTACAGCTCTCACCTCAGCAGTAAAAAGTGCCTTAGTGGAGGCGGAACAGGAAATGGCCACTCCCATTTTAATGGCCACTCCCACCCTGACTACCTCTTCCCCTCCCCAACATCGCCTCCTGTGGTTGGCGGTCGAAATGGCAGTCGAGGAAAGGGCTCTCCATACGCCCCCCTGGGTCAATACCAAATAGACCCACTCACCATGCCAGGGCAGGAGTCTGTGCCCATTATGCATGCGGTAGAGCTGACCAGGTCGTGGGACCCTACAGTGGATTTGGCCATGAGGACGGGCGTGTTTAAAGGCACCACTCTGCTACCTTTACTGCAGTCGCGCAGCAAGTTTGAACAACTTTTACAGGAAATGCTTTGTAAGGAAGTTGGCGAACAGAGACAAGGAAGAGAGAGGAAAAATGAGGCACCCATCAGTGCCGTGACGTGTCGATGGTGCTCAAAGGTGTTTCCCAGCGACGGGATGCTAATGCATCATGAGCGGTATCAGTGCCAGAGCAAAGACATCGTGAACTATCCACTGTCACAGCGACCCAAAAACGGATCTCCACTGAACTTCTCTAGACTCTCAAACCTGCCATATGACACCCAGACTTCACCAACTACCAATAACGTGCCTTATAGAGACCTTTCTTCGCCCCAACGGGCATCCTGGCATTCCGTACCAAAGCAGATCCTCGTGCCTTTACCTACACCACTGTTATCCCAAGATAAACACTGGCCAAATGAAAAAATGAGTAGTCCAAGAAAACCAAATCCAGTTGATCCAACATCCCCAACATTATCTGACCGCCAACAACTGATTGCCTCAAGGTTTGGTTCTCCACCTTGCCTGGATCTATCTTTCAATTCCACATCGCCACGTCAATCGAGTCAACATATTACGGTATCAGGATCGATTCAGAACGAACCCTTGGACTTATCCATCCCCAAACCCCATTCTACCTCTGGAGGTATGTCACGAGAAACCAGAGATCAGACTTGTAACGGCTACTCGCCGCAGCAAGGAAGACGTGACATGGATAGTATGTTCAAGAGACTGACTCCACCCTCTCAGCAGCAGGTGGGTGGGGCCTATGCACAGTCGCCGCTCTTTGGAAGCACGGTTTTCAGTAACTACCCCCTCTTTAATCACATGATCCCTGGCAGCCTAGCAGGAATGGGGCACAATGGTCTGACATCGCTTCCTCTCACGCCACCAACGCCAAGCCCGGGTTTTCTCTCTTCAGTGGCGTATATGGTGGAGGCGGAGTCAGAATCGATGTTGAAGAGAATACAACACGAAAGACATTCTTTGATG AATGAGGCTTTGAATCGTGGCGGTCTGGAGTGTCTGTCTCTGATGGAGGACGGGATGGATGGCGAGATCGGTCCCGGGAGAAAGAGACTGAGGAAGACGGAGGAAGGACTTTACGCCTGCGACATCTGCGACAAAACCTTCCAGAAGAGCAGCTCTCTCCTGCGCCATAAATACGAGCACACAG gAAAGAGACCCCACAAGTGTCAAATCTGCAAGAAGGCTTTTAAACACAAGCATCACTTGATCGAGCACAGCCGCCTGCACTCCGGAGAGAAGCCGTATCAGTGCGATAAATGCGGTAAACGATTCTCTCACTCCGGCTCGTACTCGCAACACATGAATCACCGTTACGCATTCTGCAGCCGCGACAGCGACCCGGACGCACCCGGAGAGGACGCGGCACTGGGGGACGGCGTTCCGTACCTGAGCCCCATCACGGAGCGCCAGGACGGCGGCACGTATCTCAGCGACTCCAGTATGGAGGGAGCGGCGCTGGAGTACAGAGAGAAAgacgaggaggaggaagaggagagctCGCTCAGGCATCACATCCACGAGAGAGGGATGAGAACAGATCCTCAATGGATAAAGGAAGAAGCCGAGGACAAATCCTTCAGACAAGAGGAGAGGCAGGACGCAGAGATGATCAACACGGCACGGAACGAAGACATGGAGAGGACAAACGAGATGGAACGAGACAGGAAGTGA